Proteins encoded in a region of the Streptomyces sp. NBC_00310 genome:
- a CDS encoding serine hydrolase domain-containing protein — protein MSHTPRTPDLAHWQRRLDTLRATHDVPGATLAFLVDGEVHELASGVLSRATGVEATTDSVFQLGSIAKVYTAALVMQLVESGELDLDVPVVKVLPEFATVDPAATEVITPRMLLSHTSGLTCDFHIDTGRGDDAIARYVEAAKGVAMDCPPGTAVSYSGIGYVVLGRIVEVLTGLTWDQALKERVFAPLGLAHTMTLPEEALPFRVAMGHLAGEDGTQVPAPAWDLMPRAAGPGARVLATAGDVVRYAKAHLDGGGGILRPETVTAMRARETDVPDKWTVSADGWGLGWTLYDWDGVPGHGHDGAATGQYAFLRVVPTEGVAVALLTNGGSSRLLYADLLRELMAELAGITMPAPFAPAAEPPAVDITPWTGTYKREGVVITIGERNGTPHLTYAFVDGMVGYSPDLEMELVPLSETVFAGAGGGASFAEDWMPVVFATLSDGTRCAYIGMRAAPKVA, from the coding sequence ATGTCGCACACCCCCCGCACCCCCGACCTCGCCCACTGGCAGCGCCGCCTCGACACCCTCCGCGCCACCCACGACGTCCCCGGTGCGACCCTCGCCTTCCTCGTCGACGGCGAGGTCCACGAGCTGGCGAGCGGGGTGCTCAGCCGGGCGACCGGCGTCGAGGCGACCACGGACTCCGTCTTCCAGCTCGGCTCGATCGCGAAGGTCTACACGGCCGCCCTCGTCATGCAGCTGGTGGAGTCCGGCGAACTCGACCTGGACGTCCCGGTGGTGAAGGTGCTGCCGGAGTTCGCGACGGTCGACCCGGCGGCCACCGAGGTCATCACGCCCCGCATGCTGCTGTCCCACACCAGCGGCCTGACCTGCGACTTCCATATCGACACGGGGCGCGGTGACGACGCGATCGCCAGGTACGTCGAGGCCGCCAAGGGCGTGGCGATGGACTGCCCGCCGGGTACGGCGGTGTCGTACAGCGGGATCGGGTACGTCGTGCTCGGCCGGATCGTCGAGGTGCTGACCGGGCTGACCTGGGACCAGGCGCTGAAGGAGCGGGTGTTCGCGCCGCTCGGGCTGGCGCACACCATGACGCTGCCGGAGGAGGCGCTGCCGTTCCGCGTGGCCATGGGCCACCTGGCGGGGGAGGACGGGACGCAGGTCCCGGCGCCGGCCTGGGACCTGATGCCGCGCGCGGCCGGACCGGGCGCCCGGGTGCTCGCCACCGCAGGAGACGTCGTCCGGTACGCCAAGGCCCACCTCGACGGCGGTGGCGGGATCCTCCGCCCCGAGACCGTGACCGCCATGCGGGCCCGGGAGACCGACGTCCCCGACAAGTGGACGGTCAGCGCCGACGGCTGGGGCCTCGGCTGGACGCTGTACGACTGGGACGGCGTCCCGGGCCACGGGCACGACGGCGCCGCGACCGGGCAGTACGCCTTCCTCCGGGTGGTGCCGACCGAGGGTGTCGCCGTCGCGCTGCTCACCAACGGCGGCTCCTCCCGCCTGCTCTACGCCGATCTGCTGCGCGAGCTGATGGCGGAGCTGGCCGGAATCACTATGCCCGCGCCGTTCGCCCCGGCCGCCGAGCCGCCCGCCGTCGACATCACGCCCTGGACCGGTACGTACAAGAGGGAGGGAGTCGTCATCACGATCGGCGAGAGGAACGGCACCCCGCACCTCACCTACGCCTTCGTCGACGGCATGGTCGGCTACTCGCCGGACCTGGAGATGGAGCTCGTCCCCCTGTCGGAGACGGTCTTCGCCGGCGCGGGCGGCGGCGCCTCGTTCGCGGAGGACTGGATGCCTGTGGTCTTCGCCACGCTGAGCGACGGCACCCGGTGTGCCTACATTGGCATGCGGGCCGCGCCGAAGGTGGCGTGA
- a CDS encoding DUF397 domain-containing protein: MSRLHWQKSTYCGDASNCVNLATAPTGHILLRESDTPTTILTTTPAPLRSLIRTLKGAEVKR; the protein is encoded by the coding sequence ATGTCCAGGCTTCACTGGCAGAAGTCCACCTATTGCGGCGACGCCTCCAACTGCGTCAACCTCGCCACCGCCCCCACCGGACACATACTCCTCCGGGAAAGCGACACCCCCACCACCATCCTCACCACCACCCCAGCCCCCCTCCGCTCCCTCATACGGACCCTCAAGGGAGCGGAGGTGAAGAGGTGA
- a CDS encoding nitrate/nitrite transporter: MTAPSTAPAASRGGRWIEHWDPENEAFWNETGEKVARRNLIFSVLSEHIGFSIWTVWSVMVLFMGPEYGLTPADKFFLVSMATLVGAIVRIPYTFAVAIFGGRNWTIVSASLLLVPTVAAFVVMEPGTSFNTFLICAMLAGIGGGNFASSMTNINAFFPLRKKGWALGLNAGGGNIGVPVVQLIGLAVIGASGGPRVLLGIYIPFIVIAAVLAAVYMDNISSVKNDTGAAKDAVKEAHTWIMSFLYIGTFGSFIGYSFAFGLVLQTQFGRTPLESAYVTFIGPLLGSLIRPLGGALADKYGGAKITLWNYVGMAAATGIIVIASMQKSLPLFTTAFIALFVLTGLGNGSTFKMIPGIFQAKALAKGLEGEEAAAYGRRLSGASMGIIGAVGALGGLGINLAFRQSFLSVGSGTGAFVAFLAFYGLCFAVTWAVYLRRSASNASTTTATTEAKPQLSYAEV; encoded by the coding sequence ATGACAGCCCCGAGCACAGCCCCCGCCGCAAGCAGGGGAGGCCGCTGGATCGAACACTGGGATCCGGAGAACGAGGCCTTCTGGAACGAGACCGGTGAGAAGGTCGCCCGCCGCAACCTCATCTTCTCGGTCCTCTCCGAGCACATCGGCTTCTCCATTTGGACCGTATGGTCGGTGATGGTCCTGTTCATGGGCCCCGAGTACGGTCTCACCCCGGCCGACAAGTTCTTCCTCGTCTCGATGGCCACGCTGGTCGGCGCCATCGTCCGCATCCCGTACACCTTCGCGGTGGCGATCTTCGGCGGACGCAACTGGACGATCGTCTCGGCGAGCCTGCTGCTCGTCCCGACCGTCGCGGCCTTCGTCGTGATGGAGCCGGGGACCTCGTTCAACACGTTCCTGATCTGCGCGATGCTCGCCGGCATCGGCGGCGGCAACTTCGCCTCCTCCATGACGAACATCAACGCCTTCTTCCCGCTGCGGAAGAAGGGCTGGGCGCTCGGTCTCAACGCGGGCGGCGGCAACATCGGTGTCCCGGTCGTGCAGCTCATCGGTCTCGCCGTCATCGGAGCCAGTGGCGGCCCGCGCGTGCTGCTCGGGATCTACATCCCCTTCATCGTCATCGCCGCCGTCCTCGCCGCGGTCTACATGGACAACATCTCGTCCGTGAAGAACGACACCGGTGCCGCGAAGGACGCCGTGAAGGAGGCCCACACCTGGATCATGTCCTTCCTCTACATCGGCACCTTCGGCTCCTTCATCGGCTACAGCTTCGCCTTCGGCCTCGTCCTGCAGACCCAGTTCGGCCGTACGCCCCTGGAGTCCGCCTACGTCACCTTCATCGGCCCCCTGCTCGGCTCGCTGATCCGCCCCCTCGGCGGCGCGCTCGCCGACAAGTACGGCGGCGCCAAGATCACCCTGTGGAACTACGTCGGCATGGCCGCCGCCACCGGGATCATCGTCATCGCCTCCATGCAGAAGTCGCTGCCGCTCTTCACCACCGCGTTCATCGCGCTCTTCGTCCTCACCGGACTCGGCAACGGCTCCACCTTCAAGATGATCCCGGGCATCTTCCAGGCCAAGGCCCTCGCCAAGGGCCTGGAGGGCGAGGAGGCCGCGGCCTACGGACGCCGTCTCTCCGGTGCCTCCATGGGCATCATCGGTGCGGTGGGCGCGCTCGGCGGCCTCGGTATCAACCTGGCCTTCCGGCAGTCCTTCCTCTCGGTCGGGTCCGGCACCGGCGCCTTCGTCGCCTTCCTCGCCTTCTACGGGCTCTGCTTCGCGGTGACCTGGGCCGTATACCTTCGCCGCTCGGCCTCGAACGCCTCTACGACGACGGCCACGACGGAGGCGAAGCCGCAGCTCAGCTACGCCGAGGTGTGA
- a CDS encoding helix-turn-helix domain-containing protein — protein MPPTNSPTLRQRRLGAELRKLRERAGLTATGAATLLGVNQARVSMMETGRTPISADRVRSMARAYDCFDEAYVDALAAMTGRRTRGWWEEYREHLPASLIDLVELEHHAASLRVALFVHIPALLQTTEHARALFRTVVPPLRQHEIEHRLTHRIKRQGILYRSSPTPYLVTIHEAALRMGFGGRAVAVEQLRHLVDMSELPHVTIRVIPFGDASFPGAGQSITYAAGPVLQVDTVQLDSHHGCEFLDSEAQLAKYRSVIDGLEACALAPEKSRDLIHSIANDL, from the coding sequence GTGCCGCCCACGAACAGTCCTACGCTGCGCCAGCGGAGACTGGGCGCCGAGCTGCGTAAACTCCGCGAGCGCGCAGGGCTGACCGCGACCGGTGCCGCCACACTGCTTGGGGTCAACCAGGCGCGCGTCAGCATGATGGAGACCGGCCGCACCCCCATCAGCGCCGACCGAGTGCGCTCCATGGCCCGGGCTTACGACTGCTTCGACGAGGCGTACGTCGACGCGCTGGCAGCGATGACGGGACGGCGGACGCGTGGCTGGTGGGAGGAGTATCGCGAACACCTCCCGGCCAGCTTGATCGACCTCGTGGAGCTTGAACATCACGCGGCCTCACTACGGGTGGCCCTGTTCGTCCATATTCCCGCGCTGCTCCAGACCACCGAACACGCCCGGGCACTCTTCCGGACGGTGGTCCCCCCACTGCGGCAGCACGAGATCGAGCACCGTCTGACTCACAGGATCAAGCGACAGGGAATCCTCTACCGGAGCAGCCCCACCCCGTATCTGGTCACCATCCACGAGGCGGCTCTGAGGATGGGATTCGGCGGCCGAGCCGTGGCCGTCGAACAGCTCAGGCACCTTGTCGACATGAGCGAACTCCCCCATGTCACCATCCGGGTCATCCCCTTCGGCGATGCGAGCTTCCCAGGCGCGGGGCAAAGCATCACCTACGCAGCCGGACCCGTTCTCCAGGTTGACACCGTGCAATTGGACAGCCACCACGGTTGCGAGTTTCTGGACAGTGAGGCCCAGCTCGCCAAGTACCGATCAGTGATCGACGGCCTGGAGGCTTGCGCCCTCGCGCCGGAGAAGTCCCGAGATCTGATCCACAGCATCGCGAACGACCTGTGA
- a CDS encoding sigma-70 family RNA polymerase sigma factor, whose amino-acid sequence MRKDSAVADERPHRARHRASQPSEPDEELMRALYREHAGPLLAYVLRLVAGDRQRAEDVVQETLIRAWKNAGQLNRATGSVRPWLVTVARRIVIDGHRSRQARPQEVDPSPLEVIPAEDEIDKALWLMTLSDALDDLTPAHREVLVETYFKGRTVNEAAETLGIPSGTVRSRVFYALRSMKLALEERGVTA is encoded by the coding sequence GTGCGCAAGGATTCCGCTGTGGCCGATGAACGCCCGCACAGGGCCCGACATCGCGCATCACAGCCCTCAGAGCCAGACGAGGAGCTGATGCGCGCGCTGTACCGCGAGCACGCTGGACCCTTGCTCGCGTACGTGCTGCGTCTGGTCGCGGGCGACCGCCAGCGTGCCGAGGACGTTGTGCAGGAAACTCTCATCAGGGCCTGGAAGAACGCCGGTCAGCTCAATCGAGCGACCGGATCGGTACGCCCCTGGCTGGTGACGGTCGCACGCCGCATCGTCATCGACGGCCACCGCAGCCGGCAGGCCCGGCCGCAGGAGGTCGACCCGTCGCCGCTGGAGGTCATCCCCGCGGAGGACGAGATCGACAAGGCGTTGTGGCTGATGACACTGTCGGACGCGCTGGACGACCTGACCCCTGCCCACAGGGAGGTCCTGGTCGAGACCTATTTCAAAGGGCGTACGGTCAATGAGGCGGCCGAGACGCTTGGCATCCCCAGTGGCACCGTCCGCTCCCGGGTGTTCTACGCCCTGCGGTCGATGAAGCTGGCTCTAGAGGAGCGCGGGGTGACGGCATGA
- a CDS encoding uroporphyrinogen-III synthase — MDRTAQPEHGPLAGFTVGVTAARRADELGALLQRRGAVVVHAPALRIVPLADDSELLAATKDLLDQAPDIVVATTAIGFRGWVEAADGWGLGEALLDRLRGVEVLARGPKVKGAIRAAGLTEEWSPSSESMAEVLDRLLEHGVEGRRVAIQLHGEPLPGFVESLRAAGAEVVGVPVYRWMPPEDITPVDRLLDSAVCRGLDALTFTSAPAAASLLSRAEDRGLLPELLNALNHDVLPACVGPVTALPLQAHGVDTVQPERFRLGPLVQLLCQELPGRARTLPIAGHRVEIRGHAVLVDGALRPVPPAGMSLLRALCRRPGWVVARSDLLKALPGAGRDEHAVETAMARLRTALGTPKLIQTVVKRGYRLALDPAADTKYDA, encoded by the coding sequence ATGGATCGGACAGCGCAGCCGGAACACGGGCCGCTCGCGGGGTTCACCGTGGGGGTCACGGCCGCCCGCCGGGCCGACGAGCTCGGGGCGCTCCTCCAGCGCCGCGGAGCCGTGGTCGTCCACGCCCCCGCGCTGCGCATCGTGCCGCTCGCCGACGACAGCGAGCTGCTCGCCGCGACCAAGGACCTGCTCGACCAGGCGCCCGACATCGTGGTGGCGACGACCGCCATCGGTTTCCGCGGCTGGGTCGAGGCGGCGGACGGCTGGGGCCTGGGCGAGGCCCTTCTGGACCGGCTGCGGGGCGTCGAAGTCCTGGCACGCGGACCGAAGGTGAAGGGCGCGATCCGGGCCGCGGGTCTCACGGAGGAGTGGTCCCCTTCCTCCGAATCGATGGCCGAAGTACTGGACCGTCTGCTGGAGCACGGTGTGGAAGGCCGCCGGGTCGCCATCCAGCTCCACGGCGAACCGCTCCCCGGCTTCGTGGAATCACTGCGCGCCGCGGGAGCGGAGGTCGTGGGCGTGCCCGTCTACCGCTGGATGCCCCCCGAGGACATCACCCCCGTGGACCGTCTCCTCGACTCCGCGGTCTGCCGCGGTCTCGACGCCCTCACCTTCACCAGCGCCCCGGCGGCGGCGTCCCTGCTCTCCCGTGCCGAGGACCGGGGCCTGCTCCCGGAGTTGCTCAACGCCCTCAACCACGACGTCCTCCCCGCCTGCGTCGGCCCGGTGACGGCCCTTCCGCTCCAGGCCCACGGCGTGGACACGGTCCAGCCCGAGCGCTTCCGCCTCGGCCCCCTCGTCCAGCTCCTCTGCCAGGAACTGCCCGGCCGCGCCCGCACGCTGCCCATCGCCGGCCACCGCGTGGAGATCCGTGGCCACGCGGTCCTCGTCGACGGCGCCCTCCGCCCCGTCCCCCCGGCCGGCATGTCCCTGCTGCGCGCGCTCTGTCGCCGGCCGGGCTGGGTCGTAGCCCGCTCCGACCTCCTCAAAGCCCTCCCCGGCGCCGGCCGCGACGAACACGCCGTGGAAACCGCCATGGCCCGCCTCCGCACGGCCCTCGGCACCCCGAAACTGATCCAGACCGTCGTCAAACGCGGCTACCGCCTGGCCCTGGACCCGGCGGCGGACACGAAGTACGACGCGTAG
- a CDS encoding acyltransferase family protein: MSTLTQDSTPQSPPAPAAPGRDRYFDLLRALALFRVVLYHLTGWAWLPLLFPSMGVMFALAGNLMARSLKRPAPAVIRGRLRRLLPPVWLLGVVGVTGMVAQGWGPDADGHPLWWWFHLMFWILPISDPPYAEGLPGVHGLIGADWAVELAGPLWYVRAYLWYVVLSPVLLRALRAVPLVTVFAPIALAGVFELGRLEIPGERFASGLTDFSTFGACWILGMAHQEGLLKRLPRYIVPSVAPAIALLGLWYALNHDFGNGNDLDSMPFAQSLWSLATVALLLHISPSWQEWPGRLRRWDGLITLLNSRAVTIYLWHNTCILIAATQWDRLWSVVFLEQNVPWLLESVWPVLVVTWLLIACCVVAFGWAEDLAARRRPRLWPNGAGRGRSPRRS; the protein is encoded by the coding sequence ATGAGCACGCTCACACAGGACTCGACGCCCCAGAGCCCGCCCGCCCCGGCCGCCCCCGGCCGGGACCGCTACTTCGACCTCCTGCGGGCCCTCGCCCTCTTCCGGGTGGTCCTCTACCACCTCACCGGCTGGGCCTGGCTGCCCCTGCTCTTCCCCTCCATGGGCGTGATGTTCGCGCTCGCCGGCAACCTCATGGCGCGCTCGCTGAAGCGCCCGGCACCGGCCGTCATCCGCGGCCGGCTCCGCCGGCTGCTGCCGCCGGTGTGGCTGCTGGGCGTCGTGGGCGTGACGGGGATGGTGGCCCAGGGCTGGGGGCCGGACGCGGACGGGCATCCGCTCTGGTGGTGGTTCCACCTCATGTTCTGGATCCTCCCGATCAGCGACCCGCCGTACGCCGAGGGCCTGCCCGGGGTGCACGGCCTCATCGGCGCGGACTGGGCCGTGGAGCTGGCCGGACCCCTCTGGTACGTCCGCGCCTACCTCTGGTACGTCGTCCTCTCCCCGGTCCTGCTCCGCGCGCTGCGGGCGGTGCCGCTGGTGACGGTCTTCGCGCCGATCGCGCTGGCCGGGGTGTTCGAGCTGGGCCGGCTGGAGATCCCCGGCGAGCGGTTCGCGTCGGGACTGACGGACTTCAGCACCTTCGGCGCCTGCTGGATCCTCGGCATGGCCCACCAGGAGGGCCTGCTCAAGCGCCTTCCCCGGTACATCGTCCCGTCCGTCGCCCCGGCGATCGCCCTGCTCGGCCTCTGGTACGCCCTGAACCACGACTTCGGCAACGGCAACGACCTGGACAGCATGCCGTTCGCCCAGTCCCTGTGGTCCCTGGCCACGGTGGCACTCCTGCTGCACATCAGCCCGTCGTGGCAGGAGTGGCCGGGGCGGCTGCGCCGCTGGGACGGGCTGATCACCCTCCTCAACTCCCGTGCGGTGACGATCTATCTCTGGCACAACACCTGCATCCTGATCGCCGCGACCCAGTGGGACCGGCTGTGGAGCGTGGTGTTCCTCGAACAAAACGTCCCGTGGCTGCTGGAGAGCGTCTGGCCCGTGCTGGTCGTGACCTGGCTGCTGATCGCCTGCTGCGTCGTCGCCTTCGGCTGGGCGGAGGATCTGGCGGCCCGGCGGAGGCCGAGGTTGTGGCCGAACGGTGCGGGGCGCGGGCGGAGTCCGCGAAGGTCGTGA
- a CDS encoding CGNR zinc finger domain-containing protein: MAHAPRFDCGHLCLDFLATTHPEEQLDSPDSLRTWITAAGLVPEGTPLDHIAPHWLVGFRELRGHIGRLVRAEPDRKPDSRPFDISLARVNELARAATPAPRAVRTADGTLTRALDHTPECSTLLALLARDTVELLTDPDACASLRQCAGDNCPIVYVDTSRGRRRRWCSSEICGNRERVARHRRRAGLARA; the protein is encoded by the coding sequence ATGGCACACGCCCCCCGCTTCGACTGCGGCCACCTCTGCCTGGACTTCCTCGCGACCACCCACCCCGAGGAACAACTCGACTCCCCGGACAGCCTGCGCACCTGGATCACCGCCGCCGGCCTGGTCCCCGAGGGCACCCCCCTCGACCACATCGCCCCGCACTGGCTCGTCGGCTTCCGAGAACTCCGCGGACACATCGGCCGGTTGGTCCGCGCCGAACCGGACCGCAAGCCCGACTCCCGCCCCTTCGACATCTCCCTGGCGAGGGTCAACGAACTGGCCCGCGCGGCGACTCCGGCCCCCCGCGCCGTCCGCACCGCCGACGGCACCCTCACCCGCGCCCTGGACCACACCCCGGAGTGCTCGACCCTGCTCGCCCTGCTCGCCCGCGACACCGTGGAGCTGCTCACCGACCCGGACGCCTGCGCGAGCCTGCGCCAGTGCGCGGGCGACAACTGCCCCATCGTGTACGTCGACACCTCCCGCGGCCGGCGCCGCCGTTGGTGCTCCAGCGAGATCTGCGGCAACCGCGAACGCGTGGCCCGCCATCGCCGCCGAGCAGGCCTGGCCCGCGCGTAG
- a CDS encoding ATP-binding protein, giving the protein MVTVSPLDSRSPECWKYALRLPCDPRAARIARVTVRAILSSHGLHEIVDVTELLTSELVTNAYQHTKGPSSVRLVALGGGRLRVFVWDDSAYVPPPFDDPDAAPVPPSPSTDIDHGRGLFLIRQCADRWGCWPVEGGTLGRGGGKLMWFELGGAGAEPDAWRTT; this is encoded by the coding sequence ATGGTCACCGTATCCCCGCTCGACTCCCGTTCGCCCGAATGCTGGAAGTACGCCCTGCGCCTGCCCTGTGACCCCCGGGCCGCCCGCATCGCCCGGGTGACCGTACGGGCGATCCTGTCGAGCCACGGCCTCCACGAGATCGTCGACGTCACCGAACTGCTGACCTCGGAGCTGGTCACCAACGCGTACCAGCACACCAAGGGCCCCTCCTCCGTACGTCTGGTCGCCCTCGGCGGCGGGCGCCTGCGGGTCTTCGTCTGGGACGACAGCGCGTACGTCCCTCCTCCGTTCGACGACCCCGATGCCGCGCCGGTCCCACCCTCCCCCTCGACGGACATCGACCACGGCCGAGGCCTCTTCCTCATCCGGCAGTGCGCCGACCGGTGGGGGTGCTGGCCGGTGGAGGGCGGGACTCTCGGGAGGGGCGGAGGGAAGCTGATGTGGTTCGAGCTGGGCGGGGCAGGGGCGGAGCCCGATGCGTGGCGGACGACCTGA
- a CDS encoding tetratricopeptide repeat protein, with the protein MEPQEDDRTDGTNNYISGGVFLHTVIQGRDITVHLPPQVPLALSGLPEVSQAFTGRDDHLDQLLKGLVPGGTEEQKPVLVTAVSGLAGIGKTELVAQTAHRALKEPGWFPGGILFVDMAGYDPERSVSPEKALDGWLRALGMPGEHIPEGLQDRQRLYRSVLAAFAKQGRRILVIIDNAASTEQAGPLLPTDGTTATLVTSRQALTLRNARHHDLDVLDEDASAALLERELRCARDGDTRLADAPNATATIIRLCAGLPLALCIAAALLAEFPTRPAADLVEDLEVEHRRLGGLALDDRAVRASFGLSYRLLDADRARLFRLLPLNLGPDLSTEAAAHLADLGLYETKQLLLALARAHLIGPAAGWGRWRMHDLVRLFADELGHTHDGPHLRQSARTRLFTHYETTTAAADTHLGLRPQPRSSRFEDRKAALQWLDAEYANLIPTATTALALGHPTTAVSLGSSLANYLNHHRRFHDLITVTTTVLTIVCVFGDRHREAMALNNLGVALREVRRFGKAIDTLTKAADIYRETGDRHREAMALTSLGLALQEVRRFGEAIDAHTKAVDIYRQFGDRHGEGGTLGNLGLALQEVRRFGEAIDAHTKAADLYRQLGDRHSEGKTLGNLGFALEEVRRFGEAIDFLTKAVAIYREFGDRHAEATALNNLGRALREMRRFGEAIDAHTKAVAIYREFGDRHSEAGVLTNLGVALQEVRRSGEAIDTLTKAVAIYRETGDRHAEATALNNLGGVLQLVSRFGEAIDTLTKAVAIYREFGDRHSEAMVLNNLGRALQEVRRFGEAINTLTKAADIYRETGDRHREATVLNSLGLALREASRFGEAVAALNQAVEIYRLLTTGDESGPNPELANSLLLLAWSGLEAGQGCVLPGTLPAAEEAADLFDRLAAEDPASFTVQLQASLELLAMVLELLHRTWEAEQVRRRLTGTAPPRE; encoded by the coding sequence ATGGAACCTCAGGAAGACGACCGGACAGACGGCACGAACAACTACATCAGCGGCGGAGTGTTCCTCCACACGGTCATCCAGGGCCGGGACATCACCGTGCATCTGCCGCCACAGGTCCCCCTGGCGCTGTCCGGGCTGCCCGAAGTCTCGCAGGCATTCACCGGCCGTGACGACCACCTCGACCAGCTCCTGAAAGGGCTGGTGCCCGGCGGCACGGAAGAGCAGAAGCCGGTGCTGGTGACGGCGGTTTCGGGGCTGGCCGGTATCGGCAAGACCGAGCTGGTGGCGCAGACCGCCCACCGCGCGCTGAAGGAACCGGGCTGGTTCCCCGGCGGGATCCTGTTCGTCGACATGGCCGGCTACGACCCCGAACGCAGCGTGTCCCCGGAGAAGGCCCTGGACGGGTGGCTGCGCGCGCTGGGCATGCCCGGCGAGCACATCCCCGAGGGGCTGCAGGACCGGCAGCGCCTGTACCGCAGCGTACTGGCCGCCTTCGCCAAGCAGGGCCGACGCATCCTGGTGATCATCGACAACGCCGCCAGCACCGAGCAGGCCGGCCCGCTACTGCCCACCGACGGCACCACCGCCACCCTGGTCACCTCCCGCCAAGCGCTCACCCTGCGCAACGCACGCCACCACGACCTGGACGTCCTCGACGAGGATGCCTCTGCCGCCCTCCTCGAACGGGAACTGCGCTGTGCCAGGGACGGTGACACGCGGCTGGCCGACGCCCCGAACGCAACCGCGACGATCATCCGGCTGTGCGCGGGCCTGCCGCTGGCCCTGTGCATTGCCGCTGCTCTCCTGGCCGAGTTCCCCACCCGTCCTGCAGCCGATCTTGTGGAGGATCTGGAGGTTGAGCACAGGAGACTGGGCGGGCTGGCGTTAGATGACCGAGCCGTACGGGCCAGCTTCGGCCTGTCCTACCGGCTCCTCGACGCGGACCGCGCCCGGCTCTTTCGGCTGCTGCCTCTCAACCTCGGCCCCGACCTGTCCACTGAAGCCGCAGCCCACCTGGCCGACCTGGGCCTGTACGAAACGAAGCAGCTCCTGCTGGCTCTGGCCCGAGCGCACCTGATCGGGCCAGCAGCTGGCTGGGGCCGCTGGCGCATGCACGACCTGGTCCGCCTGTTTGCCGATGAACTCGGACACACCCACGACGGTCCCCACCTGCGCCAGAGCGCCCGGACGCGGCTGTTCACCCACTACGAGACCACCACTGCCGCAGCCGACACCCACCTAGGCCTCCGTCCGCAGCCTCGCTCTTCCCGCTTCGAAGATCGGAAAGCCGCTCTGCAGTGGCTGGACGCCGAATATGCCAACCTGATCCCCACGGCCACTACCGCTTTGGCCCTCGGTCACCCGACCACCGCCGTATCCCTCGGATCCTCCCTCGCCAATTACCTGAATCACCATCGCCGCTTTCACGACTTGATCACTGTCACAACCACAGTCCTGACCATCGTCTGTGTGTTCGGTGACCGCCATAGAGAAGCCATGGCGCTGAACAACCTCGGCGTCGCCCTGCGGGAGGTGCGGCGGTTCGGTAAGGCGATCGACACCCTGACGAAAGCAGCCGACATCTATCGGGAGACCGGCGACCGCCACCGCGAAGCCATGGCGCTGACTAGCCTTGGCCTCGCCTTGCAGGAGGTGCGGCGGTTCGGTGAGGCGATCGACGCCCACACGAAGGCAGTCGACATCTATCGACAGTTCGGCGACCGCCACGGCGAAGGCGGGACGCTTGGCAACCTTGGCCTCGCCTTGCAGGAGGTGCGGCGGTTCGGTGAGGCGATCGACGCCCACACGAAGGCAGCCGACCTCTATCGACAGCTTGGCGACCGCCACAGCGAAGGCAAGACGCTTGGCAACCTCGGCTTCGCTTTGGAGGAGGTGCGGCGGTTCGGTGAGGCGATCGACTTCCTGACGAAGGCCGTCGCCATCTATCGGGAGTTCGGTGACCGCCACGCCGAAGCCACGGCGCTGAACAACCTCGGCCGTGCTTTGAGGGAGATGCGGCGGTTTGGTGAGGCGATCGACGCCCACACGAAGGCCGTCGCTATCTACCGGGAGTTCGGCGACCGCCACAGCGAAGCTGGGGTGCTGACCAACCTCGGCGTCGCCTTGCAGGAGGTGCGGCGGTCGGGGGAGGCGATCGACACCCTGACGAAGGCCGTCGCCATCTATCGGGAGACCGGCGACCGCCACGCCGAAGCCACGGCGCTGAACAACCTCGGCGGTGTACTGCAGCTGGTGTCGCGGTTCGGTGAGGCGATCGACACCCTGACGAAGGCCGTCGCCATCTATCGGGAGTTCGGCGACCGCCACAGCGAAGCCATGGTGCTGAACAACCTCGGCCGTGCCTTGCAGGAGGTACGGCGGTTCGGTGAGGCGATCAACACCCTGACGAAGGCAGCCGACATCTATCGGGAGACCGGCGACCGCCACCGCGAAGCCACGGTGCTGAACAGCCTCGGCCTCGCTTTGCGTGAAGCATCACGGTTCGGGGAGGCGGTGGCCGCGTTGAATCAGGCAGTCGAGATCTATCGGCTTCTCACGACCGGCGACGAGTCTGGGCCCAACCCGGAGCTGGCCAACTCGCTTCTGCTCTTGGCATGGTCGGGACTGGAAGCGGGCCAAGGGTGTGTTCTGCCCGGGACGCTGCCTGCGGCGGAAGAGGCAGCAGACCTGTTCGACCGACTGGCTGCAGAAGACCCTGCGTCGTTCACCGTCCAGCTCCAGGCTTCGTTGGAACTGCTGGCCATGGTGCTGGAGCTACTGCACCGCACCTGGGAGGCGGAACAGGTACGTCGTCGACTCACCGGTACGGCCCCTCCGAGGGAGTGA